A portion of the Corynebacterium occultum genome contains these proteins:
- a CDS encoding GIY-YIG nuclease family protein yields the protein MNGKQVRLFLVDGTVGGLMTAEILNWTGHMLRARRKDLGRIKTREEAQRTGVYVLFGTNEEGEPAAYIGEGDNVVKRLENHNANKDFWEDVVIITSKDMNLTKAHARYLESELIKLAKSIGRVSLLNGNDPTGGAALPEADQSDMQYFISQIRILMPVLGFDIFRGRSTQGQPFPVAPGIPEEAATSISSSVSDEIAESSDSPVFYMKTREGSDAQAQIIDGEFTLLQGSVIPSAMKDNPHMADSTRKQFIVREAQHAKVLEISVPGPTPGLVTLSKDFVFTSPSAAASIVYGRASANGRTTWRTESGQPFGDWEQGQTAAN from the coding sequence ATGAATGGCAAGCAAGTCCGTCTCTTCCTCGTCGACGGCACCGTCGGTGGCCTGATGACAGCGGAGATCCTCAACTGGACCGGCCACATGCTCCGGGCCCGACGCAAGGACTTGGGCAGAATCAAGACCCGCGAGGAAGCCCAACGAACCGGTGTCTATGTCCTCTTCGGCACCAACGAGGAAGGAGAGCCAGCCGCATACATCGGTGAAGGCGACAACGTGGTCAAACGATTAGAGAACCACAACGCCAACAAGGATTTCTGGGAAGACGTCGTCATCATCACTTCCAAGGACATGAACCTCACCAAGGCCCACGCGCGATACCTCGAATCTGAGCTGATCAAGCTCGCCAAGTCGATCGGCCGGGTATCCCTACTCAACGGAAACGACCCCACCGGTGGTGCAGCGCTTCCTGAGGCTGATCAGTCGGATATGCAGTACTTCATCAGTCAGATCCGGATTCTCATGCCGGTTCTCGGATTCGATATCTTCCGGGGACGCTCCACCCAAGGACAACCTTTTCCTGTCGCGCCGGGTATACCCGAAGAGGCTGCAACCTCGATTAGTTCCTCAGTGTCGGATGAGATCGCTGAGTCCTCGGATAGTCCGGTCTTTTATATGAAGACGAGGGAGGGTAGCGATGCCCAAGCCCAGATCATCGATGGTGAGTTCACCCTGTTGCAGGGATCGGTGATTCCCAGCGCGATGAAAGACAACCCGCACATGGCTGACTCCACAAGAAAGCAATTCATCGTCCGTGAGGCCCAGCACGCCAAGGTCTTGGAGATCTCGGTGCCGGGTCCCACACCGGGTCTGGTCACGCTGTCGAAGGACTTTGTCTTTACCTCCCCCTCAGCGGCCGCCTCAATTGTCTATGGCCGGGCTAGTGCTAATGGACGAACCACATGGAGGACGGAATCAGGACAGCCCTTCGGGGATTGGGAGCAGGGCCAGACAGCGGCGAACTAA
- a CDS encoding 8-oxoguanine DNA glycosylase OGG fold protein: protein MDVSPEELSTALAALGRPEEAVSPDTVWGQTEIFYPERWTKRWPKDLPLPGFLKRPEPALSVSRQRLFEFGESMDTEEDAVNFYVAVCSWGAGIDAQQTYRCVQPLHQPGAPGKLLEGLKVASTGSADEGYFTFNNYSQARIKYLGPAFFTKLLYFAAGRPTPADTRHPLILDRRVAVALGWTKTSGWRTSEYSQYLDLVEKLHECWRPDLPTDVIEYTLFQAGRAPDAPSI from the coding sequence ATGGACGTATCGCCGGAGGAGCTGTCGACCGCCCTGGCGGCTCTGGGGCGACCGGAGGAGGCTGTCTCCCCTGACACCGTTTGGGGGCAGACAGAGATCTTTTATCCGGAACGCTGGACGAAAAGATGGCCTAAGGACCTTCCTCTCCCAGGGTTCTTGAAGAGGCCGGAGCCGGCTCTTTCGGTCTCCCGACAGAGACTGTTCGAGTTCGGGGAATCCATGGATACGGAAGAGGACGCCGTGAATTTCTACGTCGCAGTGTGCTCCTGGGGGGCTGGTATTGACGCTCAGCAAACCTATCGGTGTGTCCAGCCTCTTCACCAACCCGGCGCGCCTGGGAAGCTGCTGGAGGGGTTGAAGGTCGCCTCCACCGGGTCTGCAGACGAGGGGTACTTCACGTTCAACAACTACAGCCAGGCAAGGATCAAGTACCTTGGCCCGGCGTTCTTCACCAAGCTGCTCTACTTTGCCGCTGGTCGACCTACCCCGGCTGATACCCGCCATCCCCTTATCCTGGATAGGAGAGTGGCTGTCGCCCTGGGATGGACAAAGACCTCCGGATGGCGGACCTCCGAGTACTCCCAATACCTGGACCTGGTGGAGAAGCTCCATGAGTGCTGGCGTCCGGACCTGCCCACTGATGTCATCGAGTACACCCTCTTCCAGGCAGGACGCGCTCCGGACGCGCCCAGCATCTAG
- a CDS encoding site-specific integrase translates to MEASGTWASLLGGADEEVEALLVVEDRAGHTEARITPHYDRNWIITTLAEAGMTPVAIGQILGQRDLKTITEVYMRATQAKTTSILAEVGKTLDKSAKDELKAKRREKDHQRKTS, encoded by the coding sequence GTGGAGGCCTCCGGCACATGGGCCTCACTGCTTGGGGGAGCCGACGAAGAAGTTGAAGCGCTGCTGGTTGTGGAGGACCGCGCCGGCCACACGGAGGCCCGCATCACGCCGCACTACGACAGAAACTGGATCATCACTACCCTCGCCGAGGCAGGCATGACGCCGGTGGCGATCGGCCAGATCCTCGGCCAGCGCGACCTCAAAACCATCACCGAGGTCTACATGCGCGCTACGCAGGCCAAGACGACGTCCATCCTCGCCGAGGTCGGCAAGACCCTCGACAAGTCCGCCAAGGACGAGCTCAAAGCAAAGCGCCGCGAGAAGGATCACCAGCGGAAGACCAGCTAG
- a CDS encoding mycoredoxin: MSDPVTIYMTDWCPFCKKLISNLDRTETPYTLINVDEDTEAATWVESVNEGNRVVPTVRYSDGTHATNPPAGDVRGKHAELSA; the protein is encoded by the coding sequence ATGAGTGACCCGGTGACCATCTACATGACCGACTGGTGCCCCTTCTGCAAAAAGTTGATCTCCAACCTCGATCGCACCGAAACCCCTTACACCCTCATCAATGTTGATGAGGACACCGAGGCTGCCACCTGGGTGGAGTCCGTGAACGAAGGAAACCGTGTGGTTCCCACCGTCCGCTACTCCGATGGCACCCACGCCACCAACCCGCCAGCCGGGGACGTGCGCGGCAAGCACGCTGAACTGAGCGCCTAA
- a CDS encoding dihydrofolate reductase, with protein sequence MRGSIWAQSRDGVIGDGLDMPWHIPEDLAHFKDITLKHPVIMGRRTWESLPERFRPLPGRENLILSSRPPGQWSAGAEVITAVPPLEDAWIMGGGSVYAATLDDVSVLEVTIIDKELRGLLGDAAVLAPEIPADFEVVSDTGWLTSAAGKLKVEDDHNDEGTGVRYRFQRHERKTG encoded by the coding sequence ATGAGGGGCTCAATCTGGGCGCAGTCCCGGGACGGGGTGATCGGTGACGGCCTCGACATGCCCTGGCACATCCCGGAGGATCTAGCCCACTTCAAGGACATCACCCTCAAACACCCGGTGATCATGGGCCGACGCACCTGGGAATCTCTCCCCGAGCGCTTCCGCCCCCTGCCGGGACGCGAGAACCTCATCCTCTCCTCCCGGCCCCCCGGGCAATGGTCGGCCGGTGCTGAGGTGATCACCGCGGTTCCCCCGCTGGAGGATGCCTGGATCATGGGCGGGGGCAGCGTCTACGCCGCCACGCTTGACGACGTCTCCGTCCTGGAGGTCACCATCATCGACAAGGAACTGCGCGGCCTGCTTGGCGACGCCGCGGTGCTCGCCCCCGAGATCCCGGCCGACTTCGAGGTCGTCTCGGACACCGGATGGCTGACCTCCGCCGCCGGAAAGCTTAAGGTTGAAGATGACCACAACGATGAAGGCACCGGAGTGAGATATCGCTTCCAGCGCCACGAAAGAAAGACAGGTTGA
- a CDS encoding thymidylate synthase, with the protein MSVANSIPTPYEDLLREILAEGAQKGDRTGTGTTSLFGRQLRYNLADSFPLLTTKKVHLKSVVGELLWFLRGDSNVRWLQDNGIRIWNEWAGEDGELGPVYGVQWRSWPTPDGRHIDQISGALETLKNNPDSRRNIVSAWNVSELENMALPPCHLLFQLYVADGKLSCQLYQRSADMFLGVPFNIASYALLTHMFAQQAGLEVGEFIWTGGDCHIYDNHLEQVTEQLSREPRPYPQLKLNKADSLFDYGFEDIEIIGYDPHPLIKGKVSV; encoded by the coding sequence ATGAGCGTCGCGAATTCCATCCCCACCCCATACGAGGATCTGCTGCGTGAGATCCTCGCCGAGGGCGCCCAGAAGGGCGACCGCACCGGCACCGGCACCACCAGCCTCTTCGGCCGCCAGCTCCGCTATAACCTGGCGGACTCCTTTCCCCTGTTGACCACCAAGAAGGTTCACCTCAAGTCCGTGGTCGGTGAGCTGCTGTGGTTCCTGCGCGGTGACTCCAATGTCCGCTGGCTGCAGGATAACGGTATCCGCATCTGGAATGAATGGGCCGGCGAGGATGGTGAACTCGGCCCCGTCTACGGGGTGCAGTGGCGTAGCTGGCCCACCCCGGACGGTCGCCACATCGACCAGATCAGTGGTGCCCTGGAGACCCTGAAGAATAACCCGGACTCCCGCCGCAACATCGTCTCCGCCTGGAATGTCTCCGAGCTGGAGAACATGGCACTGCCGCCCTGCCACCTGCTCTTCCAGCTCTATGTTGCGGATGGCAAGCTCTCATGCCAGCTGTACCAGCGCAGCGCCGACATGTTCCTGGGGGTGCCCTTCAACATCGCCTCCTACGCCCTGCTGACCCACATGTTCGCCCAGCAGGCTGGTCTGGAGGTCGGGGAGTTCATCTGGACCGGCGGTGACTGCCACATCTACGACAACCACCTGGAACAGGTCACTGAGCAGCTCAGCCGGGAGCCCCGCCCCTACCCGCAGCTGAAACTGAACAAGGCCGACTCCCTCTTCGACTATGGCTTCGAGGACATCGAGATCATCGGTTATGACCCCCACCCCCTGATCAAGGGCAAGGTCTCCGTCTAA
- a CDS encoding 3'(2'),5'-bisphosphate nucleotidase CysQ, producing the protein MTAHIDDSRLTHLLAQGTGEILKGVRGVGLLSGRSLGDAGDDLAQNWISRVLAQHRPDDGFLSEEAADNLERLNKERVWIIDPLDGTKEFATGRQDWAVHIALVENGAPTHAAVGLPDLGVVFHTDDVRAVRGPLAKQIAISHNRPPAVALHVAEKLGFGTKAIGSAGAKSMYVLLGDFDAYIHAGGQFEWDSAAPVGVARAAGLHCSRLDGSELTYNNEDTYLPDLLVCRPELADEILALVAEFKATNGQYQ; encoded by the coding sequence ATGACCGCTCATATCGATGACTCCCGTTTGACCCACCTTCTTGCCCAGGGCACCGGCGAGATCCTCAAGGGGGTCCGCGGTGTCGGATTGCTCAGCGGACGCAGTCTCGGCGATGCTGGCGATGACCTGGCCCAGAACTGGATTTCCCGGGTCCTGGCGCAGCACCGTCCCGATGATGGTTTCCTCTCCGAGGAGGCCGCCGACAACCTGGAACGGTTGAACAAGGAGCGGGTCTGGATCATCGATCCCCTGGATGGCACGAAGGAATTCGCCACCGGCCGCCAGGACTGGGCCGTGCACATCGCACTGGTGGAAAATGGTGCCCCCACCCATGCGGCCGTCGGCCTGCCTGACCTCGGGGTGGTCTTCCACACCGATGATGTCCGGGCGGTGCGTGGCCCCCTGGCGAAGCAGATCGCCATCTCCCACAACCGTCCCCCGGCAGTCGCCCTGCATGTGGCGGAGAAGCTCGGTTTCGGCACCAAGGCCATCGGTTCCGCCGGGGCGAAGTCCATGTACGTGCTACTCGGTGACTTCGATGCGTACATTCACGCAGGTGGCCAGTTCGAGTGGGATTCCGCGGCCCCCGTGGGTGTGGCCCGGGCCGCCGGTCTCCACTGCTCCCGCCTGGACGGCTCCGAGCTGACCTACAACAATGAGGACACCTACCTGCCGGATCTCCTGGTCTGCCGTCCGGAGCTGGCGGATGAGATCCTCGCCCTGGTGGCGGAGTTCAAGGCCACCAACGGCCAGTACCAGTAA
- a CDS encoding DEAD/DEAH box helicase produces the protein MANNILERFRPQVATWFQEVFARPTAVQEQAWEKISAGDNALVVAPTGSGKTLAAFLWALNSLVEPSGQTVIPVAGAPAAPVKGKTVKVLYISPLKALGVDVENNLRAPLTGISRVAERLGLDMPTISVAVRSGDTPAAERNRQLRNPPDILITTPESAYLMLTSKAAATLRNVDTIIIDEIHALAGTKRGAHLALSLERLERLRRRAAAAADPDTPTHVQRIGLSATVRPLETVAGFLGGDRPVEIISPPIEKQWQLDVHVPVPDMSDLPTPEQGSTIGEFVVDDPLGLGGPSPAEEEARERAAAIEPREVSESALPTQKSIWPFIETELYREVMAANSTLIFVNSRRTAERLTSRLNELYAEEFAPETLSPPTRRDPAQLMAQSGVAGQAPAVIARAHHGSVSKDERAMTEQLLKEGALKAVVATSSLELGIDMGAVDLVLQVESPPSVASGLQRVGRAGHSVGQVSVGSFYPKHRSDLVQSAVTVDRMRQGMIEELKVPRNPLDVLLQQTVAAVAVEDIDVEEWYATVRRARPYRELPRDVFDAVIDLAAGVYPSTDFAELRPRIVFDRVSGMMSARPGAQRVAVTSGGTIPDRGMFGVFLAGGEGAPRRVGELDEEMVYESRVGDVFTLGASSWRIEDITRDQVIVTPAPGHTGRLPFWTGDAAGRPAELGQALGAFRREVHADPARLDDLGLDVFARDNLLRYLVEQAESTGLVPDEKTLVLERFRDELGDWRVVLHSPYGRGVNAAWALAVGALVAERTGMDAQAVAGDDGIVLRLPEGEEEPSAALFLVDADEIGDLVTAQVGNSALFASRFRECAARGLLLPRRNPGKRAPLWQQRQRAAQLLDVARKYPSFPIILETVRECLQDVYDLPALTQLCRDLGHRRVRIAEVTVEQPSPFAVSLLFNYTGAFMYEGDSPLAEKRAAALALDPSLLAKLLGEVELRELLDPEIIEEVHTQLQRTHEGRRARDPEELADVLRILGPVPVEELGLHCTFPGPREAALAQLGDRVMQVRINGREHLAQTLDAPLLRDALGVPVPPGVAAQVATVLDALDQLVGRFVRTRGPFTLRDLAESFGLGASAAHAALQVQIRQGSVVEGRYRQGVDEQEYCATEVLRIIRSRSLAAARKESQPVSQTSFARFLPEWQQLAPVGTRPALSGADGVFAVIEQLAGVRLPASAWETLVLPSRVGNYSPEQLDELTASGEVLILGAGSAGARDPWLMLLPADYAAQLAPEQPEVGLSALQESVLGVLGRGGGFHFPEILVEATGEDLGLIGGQVAPEELREAIWGLVEAGLVAPDSFAPIRARLAGGSTAHRAARRPTRSRLRMGRTSFAQATRAASISPPDMAGRWALAVPAAADATSRSVAHGEAWLDRYGVLTRGSVVAEDVLGGFALAYKVLSRFEENGKAMRGYLIEGLGAAQFSTPAVIDRLRGMADTPDLEGWPSGTDDPAIHLIAAADPANPYGAALPWPEKGPSRAAGASVILVDGLLLAHLTRGGRSLSLFLEHLPEGIPAGEEQLLGLVVHAISEASARNAMSRVVVEKINGTPALEHPLLESFRRAGAGLTPQGIRIGGRPVVAGPRRGRSMAQALEEIDDEPQVQ, from the coding sequence ATGGCCAATAACATCCTTGAGCGTTTTCGCCCCCAGGTAGCCACCTGGTTCCAGGAAGTTTTCGCTCGTCCCACCGCTGTCCAGGAGCAGGCCTGGGAGAAGATCTCCGCCGGGGACAACGCTCTGGTGGTCGCCCCCACCGGTTCCGGTAAAACCCTGGCAGCCTTCCTCTGGGCCCTGAATTCACTGGTGGAACCCAGTGGTCAGACCGTCATTCCGGTGGCAGGGGCACCAGCTGCCCCGGTGAAGGGGAAAACCGTCAAGGTCCTCTACATCTCCCCGCTGAAGGCACTGGGGGTGGATGTGGAAAATAACCTCCGTGCCCCACTGACCGGCATCTCCCGGGTGGCGGAACGCCTGGGCCTGGACATGCCCACCATCTCGGTGGCGGTGCGTTCCGGTGACACCCCGGCCGCGGAACGCAACCGCCAGCTGCGCAACCCACCGGACATCCTGATCACCACCCCGGAGTCGGCCTACCTGATGCTGACCTCCAAGGCGGCGGCCACACTGCGCAATGTGGACACCATCATCATCGATGAGATCCACGCCCTGGCCGGCACCAAACGCGGCGCCCACCTGGCCTTGAGCCTGGAACGGCTGGAGCGGCTGCGGCGCCGGGCCGCGGCCGCGGCGGACCCGGACACCCCCACCCACGTCCAGCGCATCGGGCTCTCCGCCACCGTCCGTCCCCTGGAGACCGTGGCCGGTTTCCTCGGCGGGGACCGCCCGGTGGAAATCATCTCACCTCCGATCGAGAAGCAGTGGCAGCTTGATGTCCATGTCCCGGTGCCGGATATGTCGGATCTGCCGACCCCGGAACAGGGCTCCACCATCGGTGAATTCGTGGTCGATGACCCCCTGGGACTGGGTGGCCCGAGTCCCGCCGAGGAGGAGGCCCGGGAACGGGCTGCGGCGATTGAACCCAGGGAGGTCAGCGAATCTGCCCTGCCCACCCAGAAATCAATCTGGCCCTTCATCGAGACCGAGCTCTACCGCGAGGTGATGGCAGCCAACTCCACCCTCATCTTCGTCAACTCACGCCGCACCGCGGAACGCCTGACCAGCCGACTCAATGAGCTCTACGCCGAGGAATTCGCCCCGGAAACCCTCTCCCCACCCACCCGGCGCGACCCGGCCCAGCTGATGGCGCAGAGCGGGGTGGCGGGTCAGGCCCCGGCGGTGATCGCCCGGGCCCACCATGGTTCGGTGTCCAAGGATGAGCGAGCGATGACGGAGCAGCTGCTGAAGGAGGGGGCGTTGAAGGCGGTGGTGGCCACCTCTTCCCTGGAGCTGGGCATTGACATGGGGGCGGTGGATCTGGTGTTGCAGGTGGAGTCCCCGCCTTCGGTGGCTTCTGGTCTGCAGCGGGTGGGGCGCGCCGGGCACTCGGTGGGGCAGGTGTCGGTGGGTTCCTTCTATCCGAAGCATCGTTCGGATCTGGTGCAGTCCGCGGTGACGGTGGACCGGATGCGGCAGGGGATGATCGAGGAGCTGAAGGTGCCTCGGAATCCGTTGGATGTGCTCTTGCAGCAGACGGTGGCTGCGGTGGCGGTGGAGGATATCGATGTGGAGGAGTGGTATGCCACGGTGCGGCGGGCCCGGCCTTATCGGGAGTTGCCGCGGGATGTTTTTGATGCGGTGATTGATCTGGCGGCCGGGGTGTACCCTTCGACGGATTTTGCGGAGTTGCGGCCCCGGATTGTCTTTGACCGGGTTTCCGGCATGATGAGTGCCCGTCCGGGGGCACAGCGGGTGGCGGTGACCAGTGGTGGCACGATCCCGGATCGGGGCATGTTCGGGGTGTTCCTGGCTGGTGGGGAGGGCGCGCCGCGTCGGGTGGGTGAGTTGGATGAGGAGATGGTTTATGAGTCCCGGGTGGGTGATGTGTTCACCCTGGGGGCGTCGAGTTGGCGGATTGAGGACATCACCCGGGATCAGGTGATTGTCACCCCGGCGCCGGGGCATACCGGCCGGTTGCCTTTTTGGACGGGTGATGCGGCGGGCCGTCCGGCTGAGTTGGGTCAGGCGTTGGGGGCGTTCCGGCGGGAGGTGCATGCGGATCCGGCACGCCTGGATGATCTGGGGCTGGATGTTTTCGCACGGGACAATCTGCTGCGTTATCTGGTGGAGCAGGCGGAGTCCACCGGCCTGGTGCCGGATGAGAAGACGCTGGTGTTGGAGCGTTTCCGGGATGAGCTGGGGGATTGGCGGGTGGTGTTGCATTCCCCTTATGGCCGTGGGGTCAATGCTGCCTGGGCGTTGGCGGTGGGGGCGCTGGTGGCGGAACGTACCGGGATGGATGCGCAGGCGGTGGCTGGTGATGATGGCATTGTGCTGCGGCTGCCGGAGGGGGAGGAGGAGCCTTCGGCTGCCCTGTTCCTGGTGGATGCGGATGAGATTGGGGATCTGGTGACTGCCCAGGTGGGTAATTCGGCGTTGTTCGCTTCCCGCTTCCGGGAGTGTGCGGCCCGTGGTCTGTTGTTGCCGCGCCGGAATCCAGGGAAGCGGGCGCCGTTGTGGCAGCAGCGTCAGCGGGCGGCCCAGTTGTTGGATGTGGCCCGGAAGTACCCGAGTTTCCCGATCATCCTGGAGACGGTGCGGGAGTGTCTGCAGGATGTCTATGATCTGCCGGCTCTGACGCAGCTGTGTCGGGATCTGGGGCATCGTCGGGTGCGGATCGCCGAGGTCACGGTGGAGCAGCCCAGTCCTTTCGCGGTGTCCCTGCTCTTCAATTACACGGGGGCCTTCATGTATGAGGGGGATTCCCCTCTGGCGGAGAAACGGGCTGCGGCCCTGGCCCTGGATCCTTCGTTGTTGGCGAAGTTGTTGGGTGAGGTGGAGCTGCGGGAGCTGCTGGACCCGGAGATCATTGAGGAGGTGCACACCCAGCTGCAACGCACCCATGAGGGGCGGCGGGCCCGTGATCCGGAGGAGTTGGCGGATGTGCTGCGGATCCTGGGTCCGGTCCCGGTGGAGGAACTCGGGTTGCACTGCACGTTTCCGGGGCCCCGGGAGGCGGCGCTGGCTCAGCTGGGGGACCGGGTGATGCAGGTGCGGATCAACGGCCGTGAGCATCTGGCCCAGACCCTGGATGCTCCGCTGCTTCGCGACGCCCTGGGGGTGCCGGTCCCACCCGGGGTGGCTGCCCAGGTGGCCACTGTCCTGGATGCCCTGGATCAGCTGGTGGGGCGTTTCGTCCGGACCCGGGGGCCTTTCACTCTGCGGGATCTGGCGGAGTCCTTCGGGTTGGGTGCCAGTGCCGCGCATGCCGCCCTGCAGGTGCAGATCAGGCAGGGTTCGGTGGTGGAGGGCCGCTACCGCCAGGGGGTGGATGAGCAGGAGTACTGCGCCACCGAGGTGCTGCGCATCATCCGTTCCCGGAGTCTGGCTGCGGCCCGGAAAGAGTCACAGCCGGTGTCCCAGACCTCCTTCGCCCGTTTCCTCCCCGAATGGCAGCAGCTGGCCCCGGTGGGCACGCGGCCCGCACTGTCCGGGGCGGATGGGGTGTTCGCGGTGATTGAGCAGCTGGCGGGGGTGCGCCTGCCGGCTTCCGCCTGGGAAACCCTGGTGCTGCCCTCCCGGGTGGGTAATTATTCCCCGGAGCAGTTGGATGAGCTGACCGCTTCCGGTGAGGTGTTGATCTTGGGTGCGGGTTCAGCCGGGGCCCGGGATCCCTGGTTGATGCTGCTGCCCGCCGACTATGCCGCCCAGCTCGCCCCGGAACAGCCCGAGGTGGGGTTGAGTGCGCTGCAGGAATCGGTGCTGGGGGTGCTGGGCCGGGGTGGTGGTTTCCACTTCCCGGAGATCCTCGTGGAGGCCACCGGTGAGGACCTGGGGTTGATCGGTGGGCAGGTCGCCCCGGAAGAGCTGCGCGAGGCGATCTGGGGTCTGGTGGAGGCCGGGTTGGTTGCCCCGGACAGTTTCGCCCCCATCCGGGCACGCCTGGCCGGGGGGAGTACCGCGCACCGTGCTGCCCGACGCCCCACCCGTTCCCGGCTGCGCATGGGGCGGACCAGTTTCGCCCAGGCCACCCGCGCGGCGTCGATAAGCCCCCCGGATATGGCGGGGCGCTGGGCGCTGGCGGTTCCGGCGGCCGCCGATGCCACCTCCCGTTCGGTGGCTCACGGTGAGGCCTGGTTGGACCGCTATGGGGTGCTCACCCGGGGCAGTGTGGTGGCTGAGGATGTGCTGGGTGGTTTCGCCCTGGCCTATAAGGTGCTCTCCCGTTTTGAGGAAAATGGCAAGGCCATGCGCGGTTATCTCATTGAGGGCCTGGGTGCCGCCCAGTTCTCCACCCCGGCGGTGATCGACCGGCTGCGTGGCATGGCGGACACCCCAGATCTGGAGGGCTGGCCCTCCGGCACCGACGATCCGGCGATCCACCTGATTGCCGCCGCCGACCCCGCCAACCCCTATGGTGCTGCCCTGCCCTGGCCGGAGAAGGGGCCTTCCCGGGCGGCCGGGGCCAGTGTGATCCTGGTTGATGGGCTGCTGCTGGCGCACCTGACCCGCGGGGGACGCAGCCTCAGTCTCTTCCTCGAACACCTCCCGGAGGGGATCCCGGCGGGGGAGGAGCAGCTGCTGGGCCTGGTGGTGCACGCCATCAGCGAGGCCAGTGCCCGCAATGCCATGTCCCGGGTGGTGGTGGAGAAGATCAACGGGACCCCGGCGCTGGAGCATCCCCTGTTGGAGAGCTTCCGCCGTGCCGGGGCGGGGCTCACGCCCCAGGGAATCCGGATCGGTGGGCGGCCGGTGGTGGCGGGTCCCCGCCGGGGTAGGAGCATGGCGCAGGCCCTGGAAGAAATCGACGATGAACCCCAGGTTCAATAA
- a CDS encoding DNA-formamidopyrimidine glycosylase family protein has protein sequence MPEGDSVHQLSHRLQFMVGREVLATQLRVPSYALADFSGREVTAIWPHGKHLFMQFGREILHTHLKMEGSWAMHLKGDRWRKPGHTARVVLHLVGDPHPRPIEVVGHSLGLVRIFPTNLYPEKMGYLGPDVLAEDWLIDGADIARTRLLADPGRPIGTALLDQQNLAGVGNEYRAEICFIAGVHPATPVAEVDVEHILDITRRLMWANRTSPVRVTTGIRRAGENSYVFGRNRKPCRRCGTLITKDMLGGADLGGRENELERVIWWCPRCQPL, from the coding sequence ATGCCAGAGGGAGATTCCGTCCACCAGCTTTCCCACCGCCTCCAATTCATGGTCGGCCGGGAAGTACTGGCCACCCAGCTCCGCGTGCCCTCCTACGCCCTGGCTGACTTCAGCGGCCGGGAGGTCACCGCAATCTGGCCACACGGCAAACACCTCTTCATGCAGTTCGGCCGGGAGATCCTGCACACCCACCTGAAAATGGAGGGCAGCTGGGCCATGCACCTCAAAGGCGACCGCTGGCGCAAACCCGGCCACACCGCCAGGGTGGTGCTCCACCTGGTCGGGGATCCCCATCCCCGCCCCATCGAGGTGGTCGGACACTCCCTGGGCCTGGTGAGGATCTTCCCCACCAACCTCTACCCCGAGAAGATGGGCTACCTGGGCCCGGATGTCCTCGCCGAGGACTGGCTTATCGACGGCGCGGACATCGCCCGCACCCGGCTGCTCGCCGACCCCGGCCGACCCATCGGCACCGCCCTGCTGGACCAGCAGAACCTGGCCGGGGTGGGCAATGAATACCGGGCGGAGATCTGCTTCATAGCCGGGGTCCACCCCGCCACCCCGGTCGCTGAAGTGGATGTGGAGCACATCCTGGACATCACCCGCCGCCTGATGTGGGCCAATAGAACATCCCCGGTCCGGGTGACCACGGGGATCAGACGCGCCGGGGAAAACAGCTATGTCTTCGGTCGGAACCGGAAACCCTGCCGACGTTGCGGCACCCTGATCACCAAAGACATGCTCGGTGGGGCAGACCTGGGTGGGCGGGAGAATGAACTGGAACGGGTCATCTGGTGGTGCCCCCGCTGCCAGCCTCTTTAA
- a CDS encoding DUF1707 SHOCT-like domain-containing protein — MDENFRLSDNDRLHALQSLGSHYADGRLDSQEFDERTGLAAQARTVADLRPAFEGLPGGLPLQVGEQGVLVPVTLNQPAVPRISDELAEMEELKDLKRRGKKMEALNGVIFGVTLVAFLILQFVIGVGWAWVVWPSLALTMTIPRLMLRYSDDDEKTYEELKKVETEARKERIHRAAQRMRELEEDR; from the coding sequence ATGGACGAGAACTTCCGCTTGAGCGATAATGACCGCCTCCACGCACTGCAGTCGCTGGGTAGCCATTATGCGGATGGCCGGCTGGACAGCCAGGAGTTCGATGAACGCACCGGGCTCGCCGCGCAGGCCCGGACGGTGGCGGATCTCAGACCTGCCTTTGAGGGGCTACCCGGCGGGCTGCCCTTGCAGGTCGGGGAACAGGGGGTTCTGGTTCCGGTGACGTTGAACCAGCCCGCGGTGCCCCGGATTTCCGATGAACTGGCGGAGATGGAGGAGCTCAAGGATCTCAAACGCCGGGGCAAGAAGATGGAGGCCCTGAACGGTGTCATCTTCGGTGTCACCCTGGTGGCCTTTTTGATTCTGCAGTTCGTGATCGGGGTGGGCTGGGCCTGGGTGGTGTGGCCATCCCTGGCACTGACCATGACCATTCCCCGGTTGATGCTGCGTTATAGCGATGATGATGAAAAAACCTATGAGGAACTGAAGAAGGTGGAGACGGAGGCCCGGAAGGAAAGGATCCACCGTGCCGCGCAGCGGATGCGGGAACTCGAGGAAGATCGCTGA